The DNA sequence TCCTAAAGGGGCAAATAAACGAGCCAGCTTTGTCTTTAATTCGCTTTCAATCTTTACGTCCTCTTCGCCCATACTGAAGGGTGTGGAGATGACCACATTGACGATGTCCTCCCCACCCAAAAGCGAAGCATCGATAGCTCGATATCCGCTCGGCATGCTCGTATTCGCTAAAGCTATCACTGCGTCCTTGGAAAGCCATAGATCACCCTGATTGCTTCTGTGCCAATGAAACTCCATGACCTATATAACTCCTTCTTACCACAAGCTCGGGAGGTGCCGCAAGCACTCCCGCAGGCATACCAAATTTATGGATTTATCAGATCTTGACTTTGAGATTTGTTCTCGGTGAAGTGAATGCCTTGAACGTGCACGTTGACAGCTTTAACCGTATAGCCTGTGTAGTTTTCAATCTGGTTTTTTATGGCCTCTTGAACGTCCCAGGCAATGTCAGGGATTCTTAAGCCATATTTCACGGATATGTATGTATCGACGATCACTTCATTCGGGGCCCCTTCTTCGATAGTGATCTTTACACCACTCGACGTCCTCCGCCCCAAACGCAGGTTTGCCACTAACCCGGAGCTTGCAGGCAAAACGCCAGGCACGCTTTTGAGCGCCTCAATGGCCATCTGAGATATGACCTCCTCAGATATCTTAACCTCTCCCTTTGGCTGAGCTTCCTCTATGCCAGGTTCTTGGCTCTGCTGTGTTTCGGAACTCTGATAATAGTCCTGGTTGGTCATGTGCATTTCCTTTTCTTCCTCCATCATTTGCTATCCCTCCCTATTTATTCAACTTTCCTTGGTCGATGAAGCGACCGCAATTGGGGCATATCAAGATCTCGCCTTCTTCAAAAAGGCTTGGATTGAACATGAAGGTATAGTCGCACTCTGGGCAAATTGCCGACTCATAGAAGTCTTGCTCGTCTTCTTCGCCTTCATAATATTCATATAGATCCTCTACCGCCTCTTCCAGCTCATCCAGTTCAGAGTCCATCCTGGCACAGAATGAGGCCAATTCCTCTAACTTTTTATTTTGTGCTTCTATTTTATCACGCAATGCTCTGATCTCCTGGAGCATGCCTTCAAAGAGGTCAACCAAAGCTTTTTGCGCAACCATGCTCGACTCGGGCAAATGGGCATCCGATAACGCTTCCCTAAGTTTTTGAATGCTGTCATCCAAGCTCAAGAGCTACGCCCCCTTGGACTTATCCCTCTCTAAATATTCCCCGGTACGGGTATCCACCAAAACGATATCCCCCACCTCAACGAACATAGGTACGGTTATCGTCAATCCGGTCTCTAGCGTAGCAGGTTTACCCCCACCCGATACCGTGTCTCCTTTATATCCGGGAGGGGTGTCAACTACCTTCAGGGAAACGGTGTTGGGAAGTTCTATTCCCACGATATTTCCTTCGTAAAGCTCCAGGCTCACTTCGAGATTGTCGCTCAAATAGAGCGCCTTGTCGCCTAGCACGGACTTGGGCACGTATATTTGATCATAACTTTCCATATCCATGAAGACATAGTTGTCGCCTTCCTTATAAATGAACTGGGCCTTTCGCTCGTCGAACACAACACGCTCAAACCTCTCACCCGCCCTGAAGGACGTCTCGATGATTGAACCCGAGTAGATGTTTCGAAGCTTGGTCCTTACGATTGCCCCGCCACGCCCCATCTTATGATGCTGGCAATCGAGAATCTCCCATATGCTATCTTCCCATTTTATCATCATTCCCTGTCTGAAGCTATTCGTATCAACTATTTGAGCCATATAACTTCCTCCCTAAATAATTTATTATCATATCAGCAATTCAATATATATCGTTACAGCATATCCTTGAAAAGCGACCCTATTTTCTCCATCTCCTCTTCTCCCAAATGACCTACCACCTCACCCTTTTTAAATATCACAACTCCATTGGGAGTGCCCGCTACGCCTATGTCGGCATCCATGGCCTCCCTCGGGCCGTTCACTTCGCATCCCATAATGGCCACGACAGTGCCGTCGGGTAAGTCCTTCAATGCAGGTCTTATCTCTTCCACAAGCTTTGACACATCCAAACGTCGTCTCCCACAGGCAGGACAAGAGATCACCTCGACACCCCTTTTTCTTAAGCCCAAAGACCTAAGCAGGGCATATCCCGCTCTTACCTCTTCGCTAGCTGGCGCCGATAAGCTTATCCTGAGAGTATCGCCTATTCCCTGCATCAAGAGCAAGGAAATCCCTGCTGCCGATTTTATTAGGCCCTCCGGGATTGCCCCAGCCTCCGTCATCCCGATGTGAACGGGATACTGCGGAAAGTGCCTTGAGACTAACAAGTTAGCATTGATCGTCTCGGCAATGGAAGTAGATTTGCTCGAGAGGATGATGTCGTCAAAGCCCATATCCTCCAGGATTTTCACCTGTTCTTGTACTGCAATAAATAGGGCTTTAGCTTTATTGCCCATGGCCTGTTCCAGTTGGACATTGTTCAACGAACCGCTGTTGGATCCTATCCTTATGACGGCTTTTTTCTCCTTTGCCAATCTTACGACGTCTGCAAGTCCACCTTTCGGCATATTGCCAGGGTTGATCCTAATGGCCATACAACCCGCTTCAAGAGCCGCTTTAGCCAGCTTGGCGTCAAAGTGAATGTCGGCCATAATCGGTATTTCCGAAATTTCTAGGAGTGCTTTTAGCGACTGAAGACAACTCATTTCCGGGAAGGCCACCCGAACCAGTTCGCAACCTTCAAGTTTAAGGGTCTTCAGCTCTTGCCGACACCCATCGATATCCGTTACAGGGGTCTTTAGCATGCTTTCTATCCTTATGGGTGAACCTTTTCCTATCTCCAACCCGCCTATGTTCACCGACTTTTTTTGAGATTGCATCTCCATCACCTGTTGAATATCCTCGTTATGTCTTGCCATGTGATCAAAGCTATTAACACTAGCAATACGACCATTCCTATGAAATGCACTTTCTGCTCGATGTATTCAGGCACTTTCTTACGAAATATCATCTCCACAGTAACGAAAAGCAACCTTCCTCCGTCCAAAGCGGGAAAGGGTATGAGATTGAACAAACCAAGGTTTAAATTTATTATCCCCAGGAAGAACAGAAACGTCCAAAGCCCGTTCTTTGCGGCTTCACCTGCCATCTCGGCTATCCCAACAGGACCCGTTACATCGATCTTTTGTCCGGCGAACAGCCAGTTAATGATGGAGCTAAAAATGTTTTTGGTCATCTCCCAAAGGTAGCGCAATGAGTAATTAAGAGCCGCAATGCCTTCATACTTTACCAGAGCAGGCTTGACACCTAGAATATATGCACCCGTTGACGGATCTGGCTTGAGGAATACATCCTTGAAGGTTATCTCCCCTACCCCAGGACGCTCTACGACGATAGTGATAGGTTTATCGGCATAGCTCTTGATTGTGGATGCCATATCAGGCCAAGTGGTTACCTTCTTATCGTTTATGGCTAGGACGGTATCCCCGGGGCGCAATCCTATAGCTTGTGCGGGATATCCTGGCATGAGCTCGCCGATCCTTGCATGTTCCATGTCCAGCACCCCATGCCCCCATAGGAAAAATGTCGCTATTATGACGGCAAGGAGTATATTTACTATAGAACCGGCAGCCAATATCAACCATCTGCGCCATGCGCTCTTTGCATTGAAGCTCCTTTGAGGATCCTCAACCTCCCCCTCGATGGCTTCGCCCATGCCGGCCAGCCTTACAAAACCACCTATGGGGAGTATCCTGATCGACCAAAGGGTCTCGTTTTTTCTCCGTTTGAATATGGCTGGTCCCATGCCAAAGGCAAACTCATGCACCTGCACGCCAAGCAACTTTGCAGACAAGAAATGGCCAAATTCATGGGAAATTACACAGACTCCGATTACTATTATGAAAGAAACTAGAGCAAACATTAAATTCTTTATCTCCTTTCGCTAAAAAGGCGACTCAACCTTCCTGCTTCGCGACGACCGAAATCGACAAGTGCAATGGCCTCTTCTAAGCTATTTAGGTTTGACGGTCCATTATAGGATAAAAGTGTCCTTTCCAACAGGGGGAAGATGTCGACCATGGAGATGACGCCCCCCAAGAAAGCTTCAACCGCAGCTTCGTCGGCGCCAACCAATATTGGAGGGTAGGCATTGCCCATCTGCAATGCCCGCCTGGCTAGGCCATAGCAGGGAAATTTCTCTTCGTCTATTTTCAAAAAATTAACTTTCCATTCGGTAATCTGCGGACGATGAAACGCCTCGTCTAGCCTCAATCGCCTAGGGTATGACAATGCAAAGGAAATTGGGATTCTCATGTCCGGTTTGCTTAAGAGCAATTTGGAGCTTCCATCGCAAAAGCGCACGCAACCGTGAATTAAGGAATCGGGCTGAACCACGGCCTTGACCCTATCAAGGGGCATGGAAAAAAGGTAACATGCCTCTATTATTTCAAGTCCTTTATTGAATAAAGTCGCACTATCGATGGTGATCTTTGCGCCCATTCTCCAGGTTGGATGCTTCAAGGCAATTTCGGGGGTTGCGTTTTTCATCTCCTCGTAAGTTGCATGTAAAAAAGGACCACCCGATGCCGTCAAGGCGATCTCCTCGATATCCTCTCTTCTTTCTCCTAAAAGGCATTGCCATATCGCGCTGTGCTCGCTGTCTATTGGCCGCAACTGATCAAATGAGTCTACCGTCTCCATCACCCAGGGGCCGCCCACAACCAAGCTTTCCTTATTTGCCAGCGATACTTCCATTTTTCTCGCGAGGGCCATCATGAGGGCAGGTATTGCATCTGTCCCAGACGAGGCAAACACGATATGATCCAGATCTTCCTGAACAAGCAATTTTAGCCCCTCTTTTCCTTTTAAAACCCTTGTACTGTCAAAGAGAGGCACGTAATCTCGCGCTGCCGCTTCTTCGTAAATTACCACAAATTTTGGCTTGAACTCCCCTTCTAAGGCTTTCAATCCCTTGAGGTTTGATCTGACAGCTAAAGCCCTGACCTCAAAAGCTTCGGGAAACCTCCTGCATATATCCAAAGCCGACCTTCCGATGGAGCCGGTAGCTCCAACGACCGCCAATCTCTTTTTATTCAACTTAATATCACCTCAAAGACCAGGAATATCAGCGTGGAGTTAATTAGAATGCTGTCAAACCTGTCCAAAAAACCTCCATGGCCAGGTATTAAATTACCGCTATCTTTGACCTCCGCTTCCCTTTTAAAGAGGGATTCGTACAAATCCCCTATTTGGCCCGCTACACCGATCAATGCTCCAAGCAATATCCACGGTAGGGGTGGTATTTTAAAGCAAAGGGAAAGGATCCCTGCACAAAGCACGCTTCCCATGAAGCCGCCTATGAATCCTTCCAACGTCTTTTTAGGGCTGATGTTTCGGGCAAATGGCATTTTGCCGAAACTCCTTCCTATTAAATAGGCAAAGACATCACAGCTCCACGTACAGAGAAATAACGAGAATAGCAGTTTTTCCCCGAAGGGCCTTTGTCTGAGCACCACTAAAAATACCCATGGAAGCACCACGAAAACCAGGCCACTCAATAAGCCGCTCATGTTCAGTAGGCCCGAGCTTTTATTATGGGCAACCTTTCTTAATGTTTCTATCGATAAGACAACGTAGGATTGTAGGATCAATAATGCGATGACGGCAGAAAAAGACGCCCCCTTGGAGGACATATACAACATCAATGCTCCAGCTATCAATCCTATGCCCTTCGATATGTGACCGAAGCGTGAAAATAGATCATAGTATTCCCATAGCGATGCCAAGGCAATGACTGAAGACAAAACAAGCCAAAGGTAGCCTCCTATATAAATCCCCGTAAGTATGCAAATTACTATGACAGCACCACTTATAGCGCGAGTCCGAAGTTCGCTCATTGGGGTTTTAAATCCCTCCGTATCGTCTCTCTCTTCTTTGATATTCCTCCACGGCCTCCCTTAGCCTGACTTCATCGAAATCGGGCCAAAGGACGTCAGTGAAGTAAAGTTCACTGTACGAAGATTGCCACAGCCAAAAATTGCTGATCCTCTTTTCTCCACTGGTCCTTATAATAAGGTCAGGATCCGGAAGGTCGGGGAGGTAAAGGTAAGACCTAAAGCTTTCTTCATCGATCTGCTTTGGTCTGGTTTCAGGGTCTGTATCCAAAATCCTGTTAACTGCATCTATTATTTCCTGCCTGCCTCCGTAGTTAAGACATACGACTAAATCCATTCTATTTCCCTTTTCGGTCTCGTCCTGCGCCCAGAGGATCAAGTCCTGCAAATCTTCGGGCAGTAAATTTGTGCGACCCGAGAAACGCAGGCGTATATTTTCCTCTTTTAGCTTCTTGACTTTACATTTTATGTAATATCTGAACAAGCCAAACAAGCCCAACACTTCGCCTTTAGGGCGTTTCCAGTTTTCTGTGGAAAAGGCAAATAGAGAAAGATATCGTATTCCTATATTTGTCGCCGCAATGACGGTCCTTTCAACAGCCTTGACTCCGGCGTAATGCCCCATTATCCTTGGTAAATGCCTTTGTCTCGCCCATCTTCCGTTGCCATCCATTATGATGGCAACGTGAGCAGGTATTATTTCTACCTCATTTTCTACCTCGTTTGCCTTACCTTGTCCCACTGGGCCTTTACCTCCTGTATATCCTGCCATGTCAGATGCCTTGGGCTTCCCACCTTGCGCGACTGATTTCTTAGTAAGTAACTGGGATGAAACATGGGCATGAGTTTAATGCCGTACCAATCGAACCACTTGCCCCTAAGCTGAGTGATGCCCTCATGGGTGGTCTTAAGCAGCCATTTAGTCGGTGTATTCCCCAGGGTCACCAGGATCTTAGGCTGAACTAGTGAGATTTGGGCAAAGAGGTAATCGTTGCAGGCTGCACATTCCTCTATCGTTGGCACCCTATTTTGAGGTGGACGACACTTGACGACGTTGGTTATATATACCTCTTCTCTTTTGATCCCGGCAGCCGTAAAGATCTGGTTTAGCAGCTGTCCGGCGCGACCCACAAAGGGCAGCCCCTGAGCATCTTCCTCTGCACCAGGGCCTTCGCCCACGAACATCAGCTCTGTGTTTTTGGCTCCTTCGCCAAAGACGCTTTGGGTTCTGCTTTCACATAGAGGACACTTCTGGCATTTCCTTACCTTTTCTTCTATCGCCGTCCACGTTTTGTCAATCTCGCGCTTGATTTCTTCTTCGGTCAGAGAATAAAGAATCTCAGTCATTGTTCCTCTTCCATCCTCCGATCAATACGTTGATTTCATTCAGGTCCAAACCTGTCAAAAAGGGCAAAACGGCAAATATCCTTCGTTGGACCTTGTTTCCTACCTCCATGAAGGTATATTTGCCGGCAGTAACTACTATCGAGACGTTAACGGAAACGACCCCTTCTTCTTCCGTCTTTACCTTGACATCTTTCACCTCGTCAACCTGAGTCACTAACGAGGCCACGTGTCTAACTATCTGCTCTATCGCATAAGGGCCTATTTCTACCTGGCCGTAATAGCTAAAAGGCGGCCTTACAATAGTCTTTTCGGCATCGTCCAAACCGCTGCGCACGCGTGCCGACCAAAAAGTCTTAAGGCGTCCGACGACCTTGCCTGCAAAGTTCCGCCTTACCTGCACGTAAGCAACGGGGATCACATGCTGTTTTTTAGTGTGACGCTCCCTCAGCGCCTGCTCGATTTCCTCTCTGGTTGCTACTTCTTCAATGTAAATGTAGCGTTCCGGCTCGGGAAGTGACAGTTGTCTACATATTTTAACAGCCATTCCGGGGGAGGTAGCAACTATGAGAATGGTGCAAGGTGCAGCTTTTTCAAGGACCCTTTTGACCTGATCTCTATGATCGGGAAACTCAAACAAGGCCCTTCTTATGGCCCTGACCTGGTTCTGCTCGGTCTTTGCGCTCTTCCCGCATACGATCTTTCCGTCTTTAATAAGAAGACCATCATCGATTATGTAGTTTGCGCCAAACTGCCGCGCTATAAAATGAGTCCTCTGGCTTTTGCCGGTGCCCGCCGGCCCGACGAAGGCCAGTACCTTAAATTCGCCTGCCAAGTCGTCTCATCAGCTTTCTTAAAGTGCTTATAAGTTGCTCGTTCTCCTCGGGCAATCCGATCGAAACCCGCAGGAAACCATTTAAGCCCAAGTCGCTTGCAGGGCGCACGATTATTCCCTCTTTAAGCAGTCCATCGTACATCCCCTGTTCGTCATCCACCTTCACTAAAATGAAGTTCGTAAACGTATCCCTTACTTCCATCCCCATGTTTATAAGTGCCCTAGTAACCTTTTCCTTCTCCAGCAACGTCTTCTCTCTGATGTCCTGAATGTAGTCATCTTCTTTTAAAGCAGCGATGGCAGCTGCCTGCGCTATGGAGTTGACATCGAAGACGCGCCTCACCTTTTCGTATGCCTTTGTGATAGGCTTAGGGACGATACCATATCCAACCCTCAATCCGGCAAGACCGTATATCTTAGAAAAGGTCCTCAAGATGACGACGTTGCCAATCTGATGGAACAGCTCTATTCCGGATAGATATTCCGGATCCGTCACGAATTCGGCGTATGCCTCATCGACGACCAGCAGTATGTTTCGTCTGTTCAAAAAGGCAGAAAGCGTCAATAAGTCGTGACGCGGCAAAAATAATCCCGTCGGATTGTTTGGATCGCACAAGACCAACAATTTGGTATTGTCCGTACAGGCGTCCATCAAGCTTGTCACGCTTACCCTGAAATCGTGGTCTACCGGAACCTCTATGCATTTGCTCCCACAGGCCAGCGTGGCAAGTTTATAAAGCGGGTATGTGGGCTTCAGGATTACAACCTCGTCGTCTTCCTCCAGCAGCGCCTGAAAAAGGGCAAAAGTAACCCCTTCTGTGCCCGCTCCGACGATGACCTCTTGAACGGAAACTCCCAACTTTTTTGCTATGGCCTTTCTAAGGGAATAGGCCTCTGCGTCGGGATAGCGGTTAACTTCGCGCGAGGCATCCTGTATGGCCTTTACGACGCTTTCGGGAAGCGGCCAAGGGTTTTCATTAGAGCAAAGTCGCACGACATGGCTAAGCCCCAACTCCCTTTTGAGCTCTCCAATAGATTTCCCGGGCTTATATGGCTCTACATCCATTATTGATTTACGTATAAAATTTTCTAACCACATGATCGCATCTCCCATCGTTAATCATTATTTGCCTTGGGGTTCTCCAACCTCTTCGCGTATCTGCGCTCCAAGGGGTATCAATTTTTCTACCATATCTTCATAACCCCTCTTAAGGTGATGGGTATCGTAAATTACCGTTTCTCCTTCCGCAGCCAAACCAGCCAGCACTAAGGCTGCACCTCCACGCAAGTCCGTAGCGTAGACCTCTGCACCAATTAAGTTCTTTTGGCCATGAACTATTGCAGTATTGCCCTGAAGCTCGATTTGAGCACCCATCTTTTGAAGCTCGCTTGCATGGAGGAACCGCGATTCAAATATGGTCTCATGTATTATGCTCGTCCCTTCAGCAAGAGAAAGGACTGACATCATTTGCGGCTGTAGGTCCGTAGAAAAACCGGGGTAGGGCATGGTTTTAAGCGTTATGCCCTTGGGACGTCTAGGATTGGCAACGCGAAGGGCGTTCCCGCTGTTTATAACTTCAATTCCGGCCTCGTCTAGTTTGGCGAGCAATGCATTTAAATGCTCTGGAATTACTCCTTTAACCGTTATATCTCCCTGCGTTATTACGCCCGCCAAAAGATACGTGGCAGCTTCGATGCGATCGGGTATTATGTCTACCGATGCAGGTCTTAGTTCTCCCTTGCCCTTTATCCGAAGGATTCCTGTGCCCTCACCCTCTATGGAGGCACCCATAACCTTTAAGGCACAAACCAGGTTGTCAATTTCGGGCTCCCTGGCGGCATTTTCTATCAGCGTCTCGCCTTCGGCCAGCACGGCCGCCATGAGCAGATTTTCGGTGGCACCCACCGACGGAAAATCGAGGTATATTCTGGTGCCCACAAGCCTATCGGCGCGCGCCGTTACGGCACCCTTATCCAACTCTATTTGTGCACCCATCTTGGATAGTCCCTTAAAATGAAGGTCCATCGGCCTGCTGCCGATGGCACACCCGCCAGGAAGGGGCAACACCACCTTGCCGCAACGAGCAAGAAGCGGACCTAAGACAAGCGAAGAGGCCCTCATCTTCCTTACAAGCGATGCGGGCGTCTCCCAGGCAAGCTCGCCAGAAACTTCTATGGTCATGTTGTGATCGTCACGGTAAACTTTAGCGCCCAAGCCGATGAGAAGTTCGCTCATGGTGTGTATATCCAGCAGCTTCGGTACGTTGCGGAGATGAACCTTGCCATCGCGCAACAACAATGCAGCAGCCATTATAGGCAGAGCCGCGTTTTTCGATCCTTGGGCCTTTACCTCGCCTTTTAGTAAAGTGCCTCCCTTTATCCTTATAAAATTTGATTCTGAATTTCCCTTCATCTTCTTTCACTCCCCGAGGCAATGTTCGTTTGCGTTCAAGTATTGCATCAATATATCGACTATAGTTTCAGCAGCCCTTCCCTCGCCGAAGGGAGAGCTTGATTTTGATAGAAGTCTTTCCCTAAAATCGTCGTCTAGCAAGACCTTAAGGGCAAGTTCTACTATCTTCGAAGGCTCTCTTCCTGCAAGCAGAGCCGTGCCTTCACTTAAAGCTTCAGGCCTTTCCGTGACATCTCTAAGTATCAAAACCGGCTTTTTTAAAGTTGCAGCCTCCTCCTGGATGCCACCGCTGTCGGTCAATATCAAGGTACTTCTGTTCATGATCCAAACGAAATCATCATATTCCAATGCATCGCAAAGGATGACGTTTGGGATGTCACTTAAATATCTCTGCCATGTTTCTCTAACTAGCGGGTTTTTATGCATGGGTATTATAATCCAAAGCCTTGGGAATGACTTCAGTATTTCGATCAAAGCCTCACAGACTGACTCAAGGGGCTTGCCCCAAGATTCCCTTCTGTGAACCGTAACCAACAAAAGCGGCACATGGGGAGGCAATTTTTCTTTCAAAAATTCGGGCTCTCCCTTTAGCCCCTTGACCATCATCAAGGCATCCACGACGGTGTTGCCGGTCACCCAGATTCTGGATGGATCGCAACCCTCCTTTAGAAGATTGTTTTTCGCTATCTCCGT is a window from the Acetomicrobium flavidum genome containing:
- a CDS encoding Asp23/Gls24 family envelope stress response protein, with the translated sequence MMEEEKEMHMTNQDYYQSSETQQSQEPGIEEAQPKGEVKISEEVISQMAIEALKSVPGVLPASSGLVANLRLGRRTSSGVKITIEEGAPNEVIVDTYISVKYGLRIPDIAWDVQEAIKNQIENYTGYTVKAVNVHVQGIHFTENKSQSQDLINP
- a CDS encoding isoprenyl transferase; this translates as MGQGKANEVENEVEIIPAHVAIIMDGNGRWARQRHLPRIMGHYAGVKAVERTVIAATNIGIRYLSLFAFSTENWKRPKGEVLGLFGLFRYYIKCKVKKLKEENIRLRFSGRTNLLPEDLQDLILWAQDETEKGNRMDLVVCLNYGGRQEIIDAVNRILDTDPETRPKQIDEESFRSYLYLPDLPDPDLIIRTSGEKRISNFWLWQSSYSELYFTDVLWPDFDEVRLREAVEEYQRRERRYGGI
- a CDS encoding M50 family metallopeptidase; the protein is MFALVSFIIVIGVCVISHEFGHFLSAKLLGVQVHEFAFGMGPAIFKRRKNETLWSIRILPIGGFVRLAGMGEAIEGEVEDPQRSFNAKSAWRRWLILAAGSIVNILLAVIIATFFLWGHGVLDMEHARIGELMPGYPAQAIGLRPGDTVLAINDKKVTTWPDMASTIKSYADKPITIVVERPGVGEITFKDVFLKPDPSTGAYILGVKPALVKYEGIAALNYSLRYLWEMTKNIFSSIINWLFAGQKIDVTGPVGIAEMAGEAAKNGLWTFLFFLGIINLNLGLFNLIPFPALDGGRLLFVTVEMIFRKKVPEYIEQKVHFIGMVVLLVLIALITWQDITRIFNR
- a CDS encoding phosphatidate cytidylyltransferase yields the protein MSELRTRAISGAVIVICILTGIYIGGYLWLVLSSVIALASLWEYYDLFSRFGHISKGIGLIAGALMLYMSSKGASFSAVIALLILQSYVVLSIETLRKVAHNKSSGLLNMSGLLSGLVFVVLPWVFLVVLRQRPFGEKLLFSLFLCTWSCDVFAYLIGRSFGKMPFARNISPKKTLEGFIGGFMGSVLCAGILSLCFKIPPLPWILLGALIGVAGQIGDLYESLFKREAEVKDSGNLIPGHGGFLDRFDSILINSTLIFLVFEVILS
- the murA gene encoding UDP-N-acetylglucosamine 1-carboxyvinyltransferase, which translates into the protein MKGNSESNFIRIKGGTLLKGEVKAQGSKNAALPIMAAALLLRDGKVHLRNVPKLLDIHTMSELLIGLGAKVYRDDHNMTIEVSGELAWETPASLVRKMRASSLVLGPLLARCGKVVLPLPGGCAIGSRPMDLHFKGLSKMGAQIELDKGAVTARADRLVGTRIYLDFPSVGATENLLMAAVLAEGETLIENAAREPEIDNLVCALKVMGASIEGEGTGILRIKGKGELRPASVDIIPDRIEAATYLLAGVITQGDITVKGVIPEHLNALLAKLDEAGIEVINSGNALRVANPRRPKGITLKTMPYPGFSTDLQPQMMSVLSLAEGTSIIHETIFESRFLHASELQKMGAQIELQGNTAIVHGQKNLIGAEVYATDLRGGAALVLAGLAAEGETVIYDTHHLKRGYEDMVEKLIPLGAQIREEVGEPQGK
- a CDS encoding uracil-DNA glycosylase, which encodes MTEILYSLTEEEIKREIDKTWTAIEEKVRKCQKCPLCESRTQSVFGEGAKNTELMFVGEGPGAEEDAQGLPFVGRAGQLLNQIFTAAGIKREEVYITNVVKCRPPQNRVPTIEECAACNDYLFAQISLVQPKILVTLGNTPTKWLLKTTHEGITQLRGKWFDWYGIKLMPMFHPSYLLRNQSRKVGSPRHLTWQDIQEVKAQWDKVRQTR
- the dxr gene encoding 1-deoxy-D-xylulose-5-phosphate reductoisomerase; the protein is MNKKRLAVVGATGSIGRSALDICRRFPEAFEVRALAVRSNLKGLKALEGEFKPKFVVIYEEAAARDYVPLFDSTRVLKGKEGLKLLVQEDLDHIVFASSGTDAIPALMMALARKMEVSLANKESLVVGGPWVMETVDSFDQLRPIDSEHSAIWQCLLGERREDIEEIALTASGGPFLHATYEEMKNATPEIALKHPTWRMGAKITIDSATLFNKGLEIIEACYLFSMPLDRVKAVVQPDSLIHGCVRFCDGSSKLLLSKPDMRIPISFALSYPRRLRLDEAFHRPQITEWKVNFLKIDEEKFPCYGLARRALQMGNAYPPILVGADEAAVEAFLGGVISMVDIFPLLERTLLSYNGPSNLNSLEEAIALVDFGRREAGRLSRLFSERR
- the efp gene encoding elongation factor P, coding for MAQIVDTNSFRQGMMIKWEDSIWEILDCQHHKMGRGGAIVRTKLRNIYSGSIIETSFRAGERFERVVFDERKAQFIYKEGDNYVFMDMESYDQIYVPKSVLGDKALYLSDNLEVSLELYEGNIVGIELPNTVSLKVVDTPPGYKGDTVSGGGKPATLETGLTITVPMFVEVGDIVLVDTRTGEYLERDKSKGA
- the hisC gene encoding histidinol-phosphate transaminase, with product MWLENFIRKSIMDVEPYKPGKSIGELKRELGLSHVVRLCSNENPWPLPESVVKAIQDASREVNRYPDAEAYSLRKAIAKKLGVSVQEVIVGAGTEGVTFALFQALLEEDDEVVILKPTYPLYKLATLACGSKCIEVPVDHDFRVSVTSLMDACTDNTKLLVLCDPNNPTGLFLPRHDLLTLSAFLNRRNILLVVDEAYAEFVTDPEYLSGIELFHQIGNVVILRTFSKIYGLAGLRVGYGIVPKPITKAYEKVRRVFDVNSIAQAAAIAALKEDDYIQDIREKTLLEKEKVTRALINMGMEVRDTFTNFILVKVDDEQGMYDGLLKEGIIVRPASDLGLNGFLRVSIGLPEENEQLISTLRKLMRRLGRRI
- the wecB gene encoding non-hydrolyzing UDP-N-acetylglucosamine 2-epimerase, with protein sequence MSTICCIIGTRPEAIKMAPVILKLKERGLSCFVLATGQHTDLLTQALRTFNIMPDRDLSIMRERQSLDYITSAVLTKAGEALDDVKPKVVLVHGDTTTTFASALASFYRKIPVGHVEAGLRSGNLYLPFPEEANRIMVDKLATFWFAPTEIAKNNLLKEGCDPSRIWVTGNTVVDALMMVKGLKGEPEFLKEKLPPHVPLLLVTVHRRESWGKPLESVCEALIEILKSFPRLWIIIPMHKNPLVRETWQRYLSDIPNVILCDALEYDDFVWIMNRSTLILTDSGGIQEEAATLKKPVLILRDVTERPEALSEGTALLAGREPSKIVELALKVLLDDDFRERLLSKSSSPFGEGRAAETIVDILMQYLNANEHCLGE
- the ispG gene encoding (E)-4-hydroxy-3-methylbut-2-enyl-diphosphate synthase, with amino-acid sequence MEMQSQKKSVNIGGLEIGKGSPIRIESMLKTPVTDIDGCRQELKTLKLEGCELVRVAFPEMSCLQSLKALLEISEIPIMADIHFDAKLAKAALEAGCMAIRINPGNMPKGGLADVVRLAKEKKAVIRIGSNSGSLNNVQLEQAMGNKAKALFIAVQEQVKILEDMGFDDIILSSKSTSIAETINANLLVSRHFPQYPVHIGMTEAGAIPEGLIKSAAGISLLLMQGIGDTLRISLSAPASEEVRAGYALLRSLGLRKRGVEVISCPACGRRRLDVSKLVEEIRPALKDLPDGTVVAIMGCEVNGPREAMDADIGVAGTPNGVVIFKKGEVVGHLGEEEMEKIGSLFKDML
- a CDS encoding Asp23/Gls24 family envelope stress response protein; translation: MAGEFKVLAFVGPAGTGKSQRTHFIARQFGANYIIDDGLLIKDGKIVCGKSAKTEQNQVRAIRRALFEFPDHRDQVKRVLEKAAPCTILIVATSPGMAVKICRQLSLPEPERYIYIEEVATREEIEQALRERHTKKQHVIPVAYVQVRRNFAGKVVGRLKTFWSARVRSGLDDAEKTIVRPPFSYYGQVEIGPYAIEQIVRHVASLVTQVDEVKDVKVKTEEEGVVSVNVSIVVTAGKYTFMEVGNKVQRRIFAVLPFLTGLDLNEINVLIGGWKRNND